In Bacillus thermozeamaize, a single window of DNA contains:
- a CDS encoding peptide ABC transporter substrate-binding protein: MAEPLVSLVHVKKYFPLGGRKRTGKQQWLKAVDDVQLDIYPGETVGLVGESGCGKSTTGRMTVGLLEPTAGEIRFLGKRLERSRAARKEAGRHLQMIFQDPYSSLNPRMTVFDIVAEPLILHRQGTKKEREMRVHELLEKVGLAAHHGSRFPDEFSGGQRQRIGIARALALNPKLIVCDEPVSALDVSIQAQILNLLKDLQQESGLSYLFIAHGIQAVRYISHRIAVMYLGKIVEMAPRDQLFENPLHPYTRALLSAVPVPDPKQRERERILLRGDLPSPSNPPQGCPFHTRCPEAMERCKREAPPFVSVAKGHQTACFLYH; encoded by the coding sequence ATGGCTGAACCGTTGGTATCCCTGGTGCATGTGAAAAAGTATTTTCCGCTCGGCGGCAGGAAGCGAACCGGGAAGCAGCAGTGGCTGAAGGCGGTGGATGATGTCCAGCTGGACATTTATCCCGGGGAGACGGTGGGGCTGGTCGGGGAGTCGGGTTGCGGCAAGTCGACAACGGGGCGGATGACGGTCGGCTTGCTGGAGCCCACTGCCGGCGAGATCCGCTTTCTGGGCAAGCGGCTGGAGCGAAGCCGGGCCGCAAGAAAAGAGGCCGGCCGGCATTTGCAGATGATCTTTCAGGATCCGTATTCCTCACTCAATCCGCGGATGACCGTGTTTGACATCGTGGCGGAACCGCTCATTTTGCACCGCCAGGGGACGAAAAAGGAGCGGGAGATGCGGGTCCATGAATTGCTGGAGAAGGTGGGGCTTGCCGCCCACCACGGAAGCCGCTTTCCGGATGAGTTTTCCGGCGGGCAGCGGCAGCGGATCGGCATCGCCCGGGCACTGGCCTTGAATCCGAAGCTGATCGTCTGTGACGAACCGGTATCGGCGCTGGATGTCTCGATCCAGGCGCAAATCCTGAACCTGCTCAAGGACCTGCAGCAGGAAAGCGGCCTTTCGTATTTGTTTATCGCCCATGGAATTCAGGCCGTCAGGTATATCAGCCATCGCATCGCGGTGATGTATCTGGGGAAGATCGTGGAGATGGCTCCAAGGGATCAATTGTTTGAGAATCCCTTGCATCCTTATACCCGTGCCCTGTTGTCGGCGGTGCCGGTGCCCGATCCGAAACAGCGGGAGAGGGAACGGATTTTGCTTCGCGGCGATCTTCCAAGCCCTTCCAACCCGCCGCAAGGTTGCCCATTTCACACGCGCTGTCCGGAAGCGATGGAGCGGTGCAAGCGTGAGGCGCCGCCGTTTGTTTCGGTGGCGAAAGGTCATCAGACGGCCTGTTTCTTGTATCATTGA